In one Lolium rigidum isolate FL_2022 chromosome 3, APGP_CSIRO_Lrig_0.1, whole genome shotgun sequence genomic region, the following are encoded:
- the LOC124698471 gene encoding probable trehalose-phosphate phosphatase 9 — MTKHGVVVVPEDTVVGVAAGRHFSFPPPRTGDSCKMLAGQIDLGAAMMGSWLDSMKASSPRYKLVAPRVAAAGDVEHDDWMEKHPSALGEFESLAAAASGKQIVMFLDYDGTLSPIVADPDSAVMTDEMREAVRGVAEHFPTAIVSGRGRDKVFNFVRLAELYYAGSHGMDIQGPTADSNQHLNTPSKEGQARSVLCQPASEFLPMIGEVHDLLVEKMTAIPGAMVENNKFCLSVHFRCVEEKKWGTLAEQVRSVLREYPRLRLTQGRKVLEIRPVIKWDKGRALEFLLGALGFADRADVFPIYIGDDRTDEDAFKVLRSRGQGAGILVTRFPKDTLASFSLRDPAEVKDFLHELVIAKS; from the exons ATGACGAAGCACGGCGTGGTGGTTGTGCCCGAGGACACCGTCGTGGGCGTCGCGGCCGGGCGGCATTTCTCGTTCCCGCCGCCGAGGACCGGCGACTCGTGCAAGATGCTGGCCGGGCAGATCGACCTCGGCGCGGCCATGATGGGGTCGTGGCTCGACTCCATGAAGGCCTCCTCGCCGAGGTACAAGCTCGTGGCGCCGAGGGTCGCCGCAGCTGGTGACGTGGAGCACGACGACTGGATG GAGAAGCACCCGTCGGCATTGGGCGAGTTCGagtcgctggcggcggcggcgagcgggaaGCAGATCGTGATGTTCCTGGACTACGACGGCACGCTGTCCCCGATCGTGGCGGACCCCGACAGCGCCGTCATGACCGACGAG ATGAGGGAGGCGGTGCGCGGCGTGGCGGAGCACTTCCCGACGGCGATCGTGAGCGGCCGGGGCAGAGACAAG GTGTTCAACTTCGTGAGGCTGGCGGAGCTGTACTACGCCGGCAGCCATGGGATGGACATCCAAGGCCCCACCGCAGACTCCAACCAACACCTCAACACGCCCAGCAAG GAGGGGCAGGCGAGGTCAGTGCTGTGCCAGCCGGCGAGCGAGTTCCTGCCGATGATCGGCGAGGTCCACGACCTTCTGGTGGAGAAGATGACTGCCATCCCTGGCGCCATGGTGGAGAACAACAAGTTCTGCTTGTCCGTCCACTTCCGCTGCGTCGAAGAGAAG AAATGGGGCACGCTGGCGGAGCAGGTCCGGTCGGTGCTCCGGGAGTACCCGAGGCTGCGGTTGACGCAGGGGAGGAAGGTGCTGGAGATCCGCCCCGTCATCAAGTGGGACAAGGGCAGGGCGCTCGAGTTCCTCCTGGGTGCGCTCGGCTTCGCGGACCGCGCCGACGTCTTCCCCATCTACATCGGCGACGACCGCACCGACGAGGACGCGTTCAAGGTGCTGCGGAGCAGGGGCCAGGGCGCCGGCATCCTCGTCACCAGGTTCCCCAAGGACACGCTCGCCTCCTTCTCCCTCCGCGACCCAGCCGAGGTCAAGGACTTCCTGCACGAGCTGGTCATAGCCAAGAGCTAG